The Nanoarchaeota archaeon nucleotide sequence CCGAGCCTGAAAGCTCAGGCCTCTGCATAAGAATCGATTTAAGGCGCGCATATTTGTTTGCATAATAGTCAAAAAACGAGTCGATATTTTTTTCGCGCATCTTTTCATTGAATTCATTTTTTATGCGAACTGAAGAAACAATGTCTTTTGCTGTCTTATGCCCTTGCGCCGCAGCTGCGAGTTCCTTTGCAACAGAATTCGGCAACTGTTTCTCAAACTCTCTGCCAACATCCTCGAAAAACACATTAATCTTTTCCTTGTTGATTATCGGAAAGCCGTTTGAGATATCCTTTATTTTGCAAGACCGCTCCTTTGCGAATTTTACAAAGTCCTCACTCATATCCTTGGCTCTGATAAAGCTAAGCGCGCCCTCATCCAAAAGAACGCCCTGCTCAAGAATATTGTTTACAAGCGAGTTCATGCTAAATTATTGTCATTTCAAAGAATTAATATCTATGTATGCATAAATAATATATGGTCGATAATCCCAAAAAGGATCCTACGGAACTTCAGAAGCCCCACCATAATCCGGAAAACGCAATACTCATAGGCACAAAACCGTTTATGTCCTATGTTCTTGCAGTAATAACACAGTTTGGCGGAGGAAAAAAAGAGGTTTTGATAAAGGCGCGCGGAAATTCAATCTCAAAAGCAGTCGATGTTGCAGAGCTCGTGAAAAACAAATTCGCTCCAGGCACCACGATAGAGAGCATAAAAACCGCAACAGAAACCCTGAAATCACATGACGGAAAGGAAATAGGCGTTTCTACAATCGCGATTTTGATGAAAAAGCCACAAGTTCATCCAAAAGCCTAAAATAAAGTTTAAAAAACAGCCAGTCCAATATATTTTGTTTATTGCATACCTGCCCAAATAAAGTGATTACATGTCCCTTAAATTCTTCAACACAATGACGCGCAAAAAGGAAGCGTTCAAGCCGATAAAAGCAGGATTCGCAGGATTCTACACATGCGGCCCGACAGTCTATAACTTTGCTCACATCGGAAATTTCCGCACTTATGTTTTTGAGGATATTCTTCGAAGGACTCTTAAAATGTCGGGGCTTGCGGTAAAGCAGGTCATGAACATCACCGATGTCGAGGACAAAATAATTAAAGCATGCCGCGAGCAGAAAGTTGGCCTAAAGGAATTCACGGAAAAATACACGAACGCGTTCTTTGAGGACTTAAAAACGCTTGGCATAGAGCCTGCTGAAGTTTATCCGAAAGCAACAGAAACAATTCCGGAAATGGTTGCGATGATTAAAACATTGATGGAAAAAGGCATAGCATATCGCGGAGATGACGGCAGCATATATTACAGCATATTGAAATTCAAGGATTATGGAAATCTCGCGCATATTGATGTAAAATCGCTAAAAGCCGGAGCCCGTGTAAAACAAGATGAATACAGCAAAGACGATGCTCAGGATTTCGCGCTCTGGAAAGCATGGGATGCAAACGACGGAGATATTTTCTGGGAAACCGAACTTGGGAAAGGGCGACCTGGCTGGCACATTGAATGCTCTGCAATGAGCATTAAGAATCTTGGCGAAACTTTTGACATACATACAGGAGCAGTCGACAACATTTTCCCGCACCACCAGAATGAAATCGCGCAAAGCGAAGGCGCGACCGGAAAAAAATTCGTCAATTATTGGGTTCATTCAGAGCATTTGCTTGTCGAAAACAAAAAGATGTCAAAATCTCTTGGCAATTTTTTCACATTGAGAGATGTGCTTGCAAAAGGATACAACCCGCGCGGATTGCGCTACCTGCTTTTGAGTTCGCATTATCGCCAGAAGCTGAACTTCACGTTCGGTTCCCTTGATGCTGCGGAAAATACCGTATCCGGGCTTATTGATTTTGTCGACAAGCTTGATGGTTTCAAGTCGGATGCAACTGACAATAAAACGATAAGTGAATCTGCAAAAAAATCACTTGAAACTTTCAAAGAAGCTATGCAGGACGACCTTGATACGCCAAAGGCATTGCAGGCTATGTTTGATCTCGTGTCCGTTGCAAACAAGGCAATCGAAGAAAAGAACCTTAGCACTGCAAATGCGGCTGAAGTTCTTGAGGCAATGAATGAATTTGATAAAATTCTTGGCGTTCTTGCGCATGAAAAAGTCGCGCTCACGGATGCGCAGAAAGCGCTTGTCGAGAAAAGGCAGGAAGCGCGAAAAAACAAGGACTGGAAAACCGCTGACGAGATACGAAAAGAATTGGGCGCGCAAGGAATACTTCTTGAAGACGCGCAAGGCGGCGGAGTCAGGATGAAGAAAAAGCAGTAAATAGTGATTTTTCTGAAAACAACAGACATTCTTGAAAAATACGGCATCGCGCCAAATCCCGACGCAGACCAGCATTTTATGATTGACGAAAAAATGCTGAAAAAGATAGTGTCTGCCGCGAAACTAAAAAAAGGCGATGTTGTTCTTGAAATCGGCGCAGGCGTAGGAAACCTTACGAAACTGCTTGCAGAAAAAGCGAAGAAAGTCTATGCGATTGAAAAAGACAATGCGCTTTCCAGCACGCTAAAGAAAGAAACCGCAGAATTTGGCAATATTGAAATCATCATTGCAGACGCGTTGAAA carries:
- the albA gene encoding DNA-binding protein Alba → MVDNPKKDPTELQKPHHNPENAILIGTKPFMSYVLAVITQFGGGKKEVLIKARGNSISKAVDVAELVKNKFAPGTTIESIKTATETLKSHDGKEIGVSTIAILMKKPQVHPKA
- the cysS gene encoding cysteine--tRNA ligase; this encodes MSLKFFNTMTRKKEAFKPIKAGFAGFYTCGPTVYNFAHIGNFRTYVFEDILRRTLKMSGLAVKQVMNITDVEDKIIKACREQKVGLKEFTEKYTNAFFEDLKTLGIEPAEVYPKATETIPEMVAMIKTLMEKGIAYRGDDGSIYYSILKFKDYGNLAHIDVKSLKAGARVKQDEYSKDDAQDFALWKAWDANDGDIFWETELGKGRPGWHIECSAMSIKNLGETFDIHTGAVDNIFPHHQNEIAQSEGATGKKFVNYWVHSEHLLVENKKMSKSLGNFFTLRDVLAKGYNPRGLRYLLLSSHYRQKLNFTFGSLDAAENTVSGLIDFVDKLDGFKSDATDNKTISESAKKSLETFKEAMQDDLDTPKALQAMFDLVSVANKAIEEKNLSTANAAEVLEAMNEFDKILGVLAHEKVALTDAQKALVEKRQEARKNKDWKTADEIRKELGAQGILLEDAQGGGVRMKKKQ